A window from Neobacillus sp. PS3-40 encodes these proteins:
- a CDS encoding methyltransferase has translation MKERYYDKLLNIKTRGDQKGFNKSLHYHRYEPTPYSALEILFTNYELKSSDRIVDFGCGKGRLNFYIHYLFNATVVGIEMNEIFYQEAVDNLTSYVLQTKNSKDKIHFYLYLAEEYQIDPLENRFYFFNPFSIQIFRNIINNILHSVEKSAREIELVLYYPSEDYIYFLENQTSFELKEEVKLSDLFEHNPFERFLIYRLAIYS, from the coding sequence ATGAAAGAACGGTATTATGATAAATTGCTGAACATCAAAACAAGAGGAGATCAAAAAGGATTTAATAAGTCTTTGCATTATCATCGCTACGAGCCAACTCCATATAGTGCGCTAGAAATATTGTTTACTAATTATGAATTGAAAAGTAGTGATCGTATTGTTGATTTCGGCTGTGGTAAAGGGCGCTTGAATTTTTATATCCATTATTTATTTAATGCAACTGTTGTTGGGATAGAAATGAACGAGATTTTCTATCAAGAAGCAGTTGATAATCTAACTAGTTATGTATTGCAGACAAAAAATAGTAAAGATAAAATTCACTTCTACCTTTATCTTGCTGAAGAGTACCAGATCGATCCATTAGAAAATCGATTTTACTTTTTTAATCCATTTTCAATCCAGATTTTTAGGAATATCATAAACAATATATTACATTCAGTGGAAAAATCAGCACGGGAAATAGAGTTGGTTCTGTATTATCCATCAGAAGATTATATCTACTTTTTAGAAAACCAGACCTCGTTTGAATTAAAAGAGGAGGTCAAACTGTCAGATTTATTCGAACACAATCCTTTTGAGAGGTTTTTAATCTACCGATTGGCAATTTACTCATGA
- a CDS encoding 2-oxoacid:acceptor oxidoreductase family protein: MEKIIISGFGGQGILFVGKLLAYTGMVTDRNVSWIPSYGPEMRGGTANCSVIISEKGITSPIVTECTTLIAFNEPSIEKFSPMIVKGGSLLYDASLIKVEKPVSIHYEWNAIPTLPIIDHLGLAKSLNMIMLGAFIETSSNITLDDVKKGLIEMIGEKRPDLIENNMKAIQEGYNWRKWVLTNA, encoded by the coding sequence ATGGAAAAAATCATTATATCTGGATTTGGTGGCCAAGGTATTCTTTTTGTTGGAAAATTGCTTGCCTACACAGGAATGGTAACAGATCGTAATGTTTCATGGATTCCTTCCTATGGACCAGAAATGAGGGGTGGAACGGCAAATTGTTCAGTTATCATCTCTGAAAAAGGGATTACCTCTCCAATTGTTACTGAATGTACAACATTAATAGCCTTTAATGAACCATCCATTGAAAAATTCAGCCCAATGATTGTGAAGGGTGGTAGCCTTTTATATGATGCATCCTTAATTAAAGTGGAAAAACCAGTTTCAATCCATTATGAGTGGAATGCAATTCCAACATTGCCCATTATCGACCATCTAGGTTTAGCAAAATCATTAAATATGATTATGCTTGGTGCTTTTATCGAAACGTCCTCAAACATTACATTAGATGATGTCAAAAAAGGATTAATAGAAATGATTGGTGAAAAACGCCCTGATTTAATCGAAAATAATATGAAAGCAATTCAAGAAGGGTATAACTGGAGGAAATGGGTGTTAACGAATGCCTAG
- the buk gene encoding butyrate kinase, with the protein MPRLKILVINPGSTSTKFAIYHGKESFFTQTIRHTDEELINFPFIADQLDYRLELLFNVLKTQSIELSILDGIVGRGGFLRPLESGTYLVDEEMLNDLKTARFGEHASNLGALMAYKLGSEHNLPSFIVDPIVVDEFEEVSRISGIPGIERISNLHALNIKAVSRKVASKLGGTLETYNFVIAHLGGGISVAAQKKGRLIDVNNADNEGPFSPERAGGLPAKQLVKLCYSGKYTEKEMLNLLTRQGGLYAYLGTKNALDAENRALAGEEKACLVIDAMIQQIAKEIGAMAAVLDGEIDGIILTGGICYSDFLVRKLSKKISFLGEIFLVPGEEELEALAEGALRVLNRIEEAKKYHCD; encoded by the coding sequence ATGCCTAGATTGAAAATATTAGTCATAAATCCTGGTTCTACATCAACAAAATTTGCTATTTATCATGGGAAAGAATCATTTTTCACTCAAACGATTAGACACACAGATGAAGAACTCATAAACTTCCCATTTATTGCAGATCAATTAGATTATCGACTTGAATTATTATTTAATGTGTTAAAAACACAGAGTATCGAACTTTCAATTTTGGACGGAATTGTTGGCAGAGGTGGATTTTTAAGACCATTAGAAAGTGGCACCTATTTGGTAGATGAGGAAATGCTTAATGATTTAAAAACTGCTCGATTTGGAGAACACGCCTCTAATTTGGGTGCGTTGATGGCATATAAACTAGGGAGTGAACATAACCTTCCATCATTTATTGTTGATCCGATTGTAGTAGACGAATTTGAAGAGGTTTCTCGAATTTCTGGAATCCCAGGCATCGAAAGAATTAGCAACCTACATGCATTAAATATAAAGGCAGTCTCCAGAAAGGTAGCCTCTAAGCTTGGGGGTACATTGGAAACGTATAATTTTGTTATTGCTCATCTTGGGGGCGGAATTTCTGTTGCTGCTCAGAAAAAGGGCAGATTGATAGATGTAAATAATGCAGATAATGAAGGGCCCTTTTCACCTGAAAGAGCAGGTGGGTTACCAGCTAAACAATTAGTGAAACTTTGTTATTCAGGCAAATATACTGAAAAAGAAATGCTTAATCTATTGACAAGACAAGGTGGACTTTATGCTTATCTTGGTACCAAAAATGCATTAGATGCAGAAAATCGGGCACTTGCTGGTGAAGAGAAAGCATGTTTAGTAATAGATGCTATGATTCAACAAATTGCTAAAGAAATAGGAGCGATGGCTGCTGTTCTTGATGGGGAAATTGATGGCATTATCCTAACAGGAGGCATTTGCTATTCAGACTTCCTTGTCAGGAAACTAAGTAAGAAAATTTCTTTTTTGGGTGAAATTTTTCTTGTTCCTGGTGAAGAAGAATTAGAAGCATTAGCTGAAGGTGCATTACGAGTCCTAAACAGGATTGAAGAGGCAAAGAAATATCATTGTGATTGA
- a CDS encoding 4Fe-4S dicluster domain-containing protein, giving the protein MSSVKKKKDFHITIDEELCKGCSICVSICPTKTLSISKDPNKKGYYSAIQHSPEDCIGCNKCALMCPEVSIRVFMGVPLNEGIS; this is encoded by the coding sequence ATGAGCAGTGTAAAAAAGAAAAAAGATTTTCATATAACCATTGATGAAGAATTATGTAAAGGTTGTTCGATATGTGTGTCTATATGTCCAACTAAAACATTGTCTATTTCAAAGGATCCTAATAAAAAAGGGTATTATTCAGCAATCCAGCATTCACCTGAAGATTGTATAGGCTGCAACAAATGTGCACTAATGTGCCCTGAGGTATCTATCAGGGTTTTTATGGGAGTACCTTTAAATGAGGGAATTTCTTAA
- a CDS encoding Glu/Leu/Phe/Val dehydrogenase — protein MVLTEKQQKVLDLFEEMEKNGHEQVIFNYDKATGLKSIIAIHDTTLGPALGGCRMWNYKTTEDAIKDVLRLSKGMTYKCGVAGVTHGGGKAVIIGDPKSEKSDELFQAFGSYVETLKGRFYTGTDVGTVGMDFVSAGKQTKYLVGLPEEYGGSGNSAVITAYGVWKAIKATAKEAFGKDSLAGLKIAIQGLGKVGQCLVKHLHEEGAKLIVTDISQDNVAEICQQYPNIEAVKPEEIFSVDCDIFSPNALGAVINDETISQFKCHAIAGAANNVLAEERHGDMLHDKGIVYAPDYVANAGGLIQVADELQTYNKDRAFKNAGLIYDILSDIYQISRVKNIPSYKAANILVETKIEKIGKIQGKFTGK, from the coding sequence TTGGTACTAACAGAAAAACAACAAAAGGTTTTAGATCTTTTTGAAGAGATGGAAAAAAACGGCCATGAACAAGTCATCTTTAATTATGACAAGGCAACAGGCTTAAAATCAATTATTGCAATCCATGATACAACACTTGGTCCTGCACTGGGTGGGTGCAGAATGTGGAATTATAAAACGACTGAAGATGCTATAAAGGATGTCCTTCGTTTATCGAAAGGAATGACATATAAGTGTGGAGTTGCGGGTGTTACACACGGTGGAGGGAAAGCGGTTATTATCGGTGATCCAAAATCGGAAAAATCGGATGAATTGTTTCAGGCGTTCGGATCCTATGTGGAAACGTTGAAAGGCCGTTTCTATACAGGGACAGATGTTGGTACAGTTGGAATGGATTTTGTGTCAGCTGGAAAACAAACGAAATACTTAGTAGGCCTTCCTGAAGAATATGGTGGAAGTGGAAATTCCGCTGTAATTACAGCATATGGAGTTTGGAAAGCTATTAAAGCAACGGCAAAAGAAGCTTTTGGAAAGGATTCTCTGGCGGGTTTGAAAATAGCTATACAAGGTTTAGGGAAGGTTGGCCAATGTCTAGTAAAGCATTTACATGAAGAAGGGGCCAAATTAATTGTAACAGATATTTCTCAAGATAATGTAGCTGAAATTTGTCAACAGTATCCAAATATTGAAGCTGTGAAACCAGAGGAAATATTTAGCGTTGATTGTGATATTTTTTCACCAAATGCACTTGGAGCGGTTATTAATGATGAAACGATATCTCAATTTAAGTGTCATGCGATTGCCGGTGCGGCAAATAATGTATTAGCAGAAGAACGTCATGGGGATATGCTTCATGATAAAGGAATCGTATATGCACCAGACTATGTTGCGAACGCAGGAGGGCTTATACAAGTAGCTGATGAGTTGCAAACATATAACAAAGATAGAGCGTTTAAAAATGCTGGATTAATTTATGATATTTTAAGTGATATTTATCAAATTTCTAGAGTAAAAAATATCCCTTCTTATAAAGCAGCCAATATATTAGTAGAAACAAAGATTGAAAAGATTGGCAAAATTCAAGGTAAATTTACAGGTAAATAA
- the vorB gene encoding 3-methyl-2-oxobutanoate dehydrogenase subunit VorB yields the protein MKKYLMKGNEAIAEAAIRANCLLYFGYPITPSTEIIEYMAAKLHKVGGTFLQSESEIAAIYMVFGAAGAGKRVMTASSSIGISLKQEGLSFMAASELPAVVVNIMRSGPGLGGLGPSQADYFQATKGGGHGDYHLIVLAPSSVQEMADLIMDGFDLADIHRNPVMILADGVLGQMMEPIVFKEPSPIEVDKSWATTGAKGREKNTIISYTLQNEVAETKALYLEKKYKQIKESEQRWESYLMDDAEYAFVAYGTSARIVKGAVDELREQGQKVGLIRPITLWPFPEKAFQSVHDQVKGYLVVEMSSGQMIEDVLLNVNGKVPVEFYSRQGGITPQHGEIIEKYKSVFQVGSVTV from the coding sequence ATGAAAAAGTATCTAATGAAGGGAAATGAAGCAATCGCGGAAGCGGCAATACGAGCAAATTGTCTTTTGTATTTTGGTTATCCGATTACGCCATCGACTGAAATTATTGAATATATGGCAGCAAAGCTACATAAGGTTGGTGGTACATTTCTCCAATCGGAAAGTGAAATTGCGGCCATTTATATGGTATTTGGAGCAGCAGGTGCAGGAAAGCGAGTAATGACGGCTTCATCCAGCATTGGAATTAGCTTGAAGCAGGAGGGTTTATCGTTTATGGCTGCGAGTGAGCTTCCTGCCGTAGTTGTAAACATTATGCGATCAGGACCTGGATTGGGTGGATTAGGACCATCCCAGGCGGATTATTTTCAAGCTACAAAAGGTGGAGGACATGGAGATTATCACTTAATTGTATTAGCACCTAGTTCTGTTCAAGAAATGGCTGATTTAATTATGGACGGCTTTGATCTAGCTGATATCCACAGAAATCCGGTCATGATTTTAGCAGATGGTGTATTAGGCCAAATGATGGAGCCGATAGTATTTAAAGAACCTTCTCCTATAGAAGTGGATAAGTCATGGGCTACAACAGGGGCAAAAGGAAGAGAGAAAAATACCATTATTTCCTATACCCTTCAAAATGAAGTAGCGGAAACAAAGGCATTATATTTGGAGAAAAAATACAAGCAAATTAAAGAATCAGAACAACGCTGGGAAAGTTATTTAATGGATGATGCAGAATATGCTTTTGTGGCATATGGAACAAGTGCCAGGATTGTGAAAGGAGCTGTGGATGAATTACGTGAGCAAGGTCAAAAGGTAGGTCTTATACGCCCTATCACCCTATGGCCTTTCCCTGAAAAAGCATTCCAATCCGTTCATGACCAAGTGAAGGGGTATCTTGTTGTTGAAATGAGTTCAGGCCAAATGATTGAAGATGTATTGCTAAATGTAAATGGAAAAGTGCCTGTTGAATTTTACTCAAGACAGGGTGGTATTACACCTCAGCATGGGGAGATCATTGAAAAATACAAATCTGTTTTTCAAGTTGGGAGTGTAACGGTATGA
- a CDS encoding methyl-accepting chemotaxis protein, which yields MNKIKNISIRTRIMTLTFLAMFVSNLSIVMTLSYNLYGNFFQIITLQVIIKAVIIFIIFEVFAALLSEFLLIKPLKKGILLADSIANNDLTVTIEALQQGEAGQLITSLLKAKDNLKNLISTIQNSSEKVTLSTEDLNNIIVQANSQVHEINEGVQRLIANSYQNAESIMQTASALNSITDNSQKTAELTSKIAEYTKSVQDAAENGKNSVDSIVGVINDLASNSKIVSNEVLGLEEQGNKINEIVHIISQISGQTNLLALNAAIEAARAGEAGKGFSVVAEEVRKLAEDTNTSLQDISHLIKDMNMKTENVVSAVAATEEKVKLGVTQSNEVKVSINKIIDSMENTFTMINDISDGVSTQAASLEEMTATLDEISVTIESGRNVSNVIKEKLNIQETLFNKIDTTSEKLVTLSENMNELTNVFKLKK from the coding sequence ATGAATAAAATCAAAAATATTTCAATCCGTACCCGCATTATGACTTTAACTTTTTTGGCAATGTTCGTTTCAAATTTATCTATCGTTATGACGCTATCTTATAATTTGTATGGTAATTTTTTTCAAATAATAACTTTACAAGTTATTATAAAGGCGGTCATAATTTTTATCATTTTTGAAGTTTTTGCTGCTCTTCTATCTGAATTTCTACTTATTAAACCTTTAAAGAAGGGTATATTGCTTGCGGATTCCATTGCTAACAATGACCTAACTGTAACTATAGAAGCCCTTCAACAAGGGGAAGCAGGACAACTAATAACCTCTCTTTTAAAAGCAAAAGATAATTTAAAAAACCTAATTTCAACTATACAAAATTCTTCCGAAAAGGTTACCCTTTCCACTGAAGATTTAAACAATATTATTGTTCAAGCAAACTCTCAAGTGCATGAAATTAATGAGGGTGTACAAAGGCTTATCGCTAATTCCTACCAAAATGCTGAAAGTATTATGCAAACTGCTAGTGCCTTAAACAGTATTACGGATAATTCACAAAAAACAGCGGAACTGACATCAAAGATTGCAGAATATACAAAATCAGTACAAGACGCTGCTGAGAATGGTAAAAATTCTGTTGATTCGATCGTAGGTGTAATAAATGATCTCGCTTCAAACTCAAAAATCGTAAGCAATGAAGTACTTGGGCTTGAAGAACAAGGGAATAAAATCAACGAAATTGTTCATATTATTTCACAAATTTCTGGGCAAACAAATTTACTAGCATTAAATGCAGCCATTGAAGCTGCTCGGGCTGGTGAGGCTGGAAAAGGATTTTCTGTTGTAGCTGAGGAAGTAAGAAAACTCGCAGAAGACACCAATACCTCCTTACAGGATATAAGCCATCTAATTAAAGATATGAATATGAAAACTGAAAATGTAGTATCCGCTGTCGCAGCAACAGAAGAAAAAGTAAAGCTTGGCGTAACCCAATCAAATGAAGTAAAAGTTAGCATCAATAAAATTATTGATAGTATGGAAAATACCTTTACAATGATCAACGATATATCGGATGGAGTTTCCACTCAAGCAGCTTCCTTGGAAGAAATGACTGCTACCCTTGATGAAATAAGTGTAACCATCGAATCCGGACGTAATGTCTCCAATGTAATAAAGGAAAAACTGAATATACAAGAAACACTCTTTAATAAAATTGATACCACTTCAGAAAAATTAGTTACTCTATCTGAAAATATGAATGAACTAACAAATGTATTTAAATTAAAAAAATAA
- a CDS encoding beta-eliminating lyase-related protein: MKEDNRLGEAFKKTKYQVGGHGERDIQTLKEVLNDYDSQQESDIYGKGKIIEDFQSKMAEYLGKEKAVFFPSGTMAQQIALRIWCDKKGLKKVGYHPLCHLEIHEEDGLKELHHIDPILLADKNRLIQLEDVVGVKEDIACLLLELPQREIGGQLPDYQTLESISAYCREKGIKLHLDGARLFEILPYYKKSAAEICSLFDSVYVSFYKGIGGIAGAILAGDKDFTEESKVWKRRHGGDLISLYPYIISSDYYFNKRIHKMEQYYEEAKELAVLFNKCSYVSTKPVEPVSNMFHVHFDLPKEKLESILATIYETTGIGLTSYLREISKEACYYEVSIGDRFANIPKKELTMVFQLLNELISGIQ; encoded by the coding sequence TTGAAAGAAGATAATCGATTAGGAGAGGCCTTTAAAAAAACAAAGTACCAAGTAGGTGGTCATGGTGAAAGAGACATCCAAACACTAAAAGAGGTACTAAATGATTATGATAGTCAGCAGGAAAGTGATATCTATGGTAAGGGCAAAATCATTGAGGATTTCCAAAGCAAAATGGCAGAGTATTTAGGCAAAGAAAAAGCAGTGTTTTTCCCAAGTGGAACGATGGCGCAGCAAATTGCACTAAGAATCTGGTGTGATAAAAAAGGACTGAAAAAAGTAGGCTATCATCCATTATGTCATTTAGAGATTCATGAAGAAGATGGGTTAAAAGAACTCCATCATATCGATCCTATTTTACTAGCTGATAAAAATAGGTTGATTCAATTGGAAGATGTTGTGGGTGTGAAGGAGGATATTGCCTGTTTATTACTCGAATTACCTCAACGTGAGATAGGTGGGCAATTACCAGATTATCAAACTCTTGAATCTATTTCCGCTTATTGTCGTGAGAAAGGCATCAAGTTGCATTTAGATGGAGCTAGGCTATTTGAAATTCTTCCATATTATAAAAAATCTGCTGCTGAAATTTGTAGTCTTTTTGATAGTGTATATGTGTCATTTTACAAAGGGATCGGTGGGATTGCAGGAGCAATTCTTGCTGGTGATAAAGATTTTACAGAGGAATCAAAAGTGTGGAAAAGGCGCCATGGTGGCGATTTAATTAGTCTTTATCCCTACATTATCAGTTCAGACTATTATTTTAATAAGAGGATTCATAAAATGGAGCAGTACTATGAGGAAGCTAAAGAACTTGCTGTCCTTTTTAACAAATGCTCTTATGTTTCAACAAAGCCTGTAGAACCTGTTTCTAATATGTTTCATGTCCATTTTGATTTACCTAAAGAGAAGTTAGAATCTATTCTAGCCACAATTTATGAGACAACAGGTATTGGCTTAACGAGTTATTTAAGAGAAATTAGTAAGGAAGCCTGTTATTATGAAGTAAGTATTGGAGACCGATTTGCCAATATACCAAAAAAAGAATTAACCATGGTATTTCAACTGTTAAATGAGTTAATTAGCGGGATTCAGTAA
- a CDS encoding phosphate acyltransferase, producing MRFKSFEEVLELSKTNSPVKVSVAAAHDEDVLMAIKEAVEKGLITPILVGDEKEIRRLSGKLSFSIDAFKLIPTNTEEAAAYEAAKLAHIGEAKVIMKGLLNSTPFLKGVLHKDFSLKTGRVFSHLSIFEIPAVENLIYITDGGLNIAPDENQRAQIVLNALEFFSGIGIDHPKVALLAANELANEKMPVTIECQHIVEIVKAQLPDCQIVGPLPLDLAISKESLKHKGICSGLNGEADLLVVPTIEAGNIFSKGITYFAKGIMAGIVLGAKVPLVLNSRSDSPKAKLASLAFAALTASENTQRG from the coding sequence ATGCGTTTTAAAAGCTTTGAGGAAGTACTCGAATTAAGTAAAACAAACTCGCCGGTAAAAGTTAGTGTTGCTGCTGCCCATGATGAAGATGTTCTTATGGCTATTAAGGAGGCAGTTGAGAAAGGGCTAATTACTCCGATTCTCGTTGGAGATGAAAAAGAAATTAGAAGACTATCAGGTAAACTATCGTTTTCAATTGACGCATTTAAATTGATTCCTACAAACACGGAGGAAGCTGCTGCCTATGAGGCTGCAAAACTTGCACATATCGGTGAGGCTAAAGTTATTATGAAGGGTTTGCTAAATAGTACACCTTTTTTAAAAGGAGTTCTTCATAAAGATTTTAGTTTGAAAACAGGTCGAGTCTTTAGTCATCTTTCTATTTTTGAAATTCCTGCTGTCGAAAATCTAATTTACATTACTGATGGTGGATTAAATATTGCACCTGACGAAAATCAGAGGGCACAAATTGTACTAAATGCCTTAGAATTTTTCTCCGGAATTGGGATAGATCATCCGAAAGTGGCATTACTTGCGGCAAACGAACTAGCAAATGAAAAAATGCCTGTAACAATCGAGTGTCAACATATTGTGGAGATAGTAAAAGCTCAACTGCCAGATTGTCAGATTGTGGGACCATTGCCTTTAGATTTAGCAATCAGTAAGGAATCACTTAAACATAAAGGAATTTGTAGTGGGCTAAACGGAGAAGCAGATTTATTAGTGGTGCCGACCATTGAAGCTGGAAATATCTTTTCAAAGGGAATTACTTATTTTGCAAAAGGGATAATGGCAGGAATTGTGTTAGGAGCAAAGGTCCCTCTTGTCCTGAACTCTAGATCTGATTCACCAAAAGCAAAACTAGCATCGCTGGCATTTGCTGCTTTAACAGCTTCAGAGAATACTCAAAGGGGCTAA
- a CDS encoding thiamine pyrophosphate-dependent enzyme: MKQIFEKTKALNDKPFHYCPGCTHGIIHRILGEVIEELAILEKTIGVAPVGCSGFMEQYFNIDFQGGAHGRAPAIATGIKRALPDKVVFTYQGDGDLASIGIAEAIHAAARGEKITTIFVNNGIYGMTGGQMAPTSLVGQKTSTSPMGRDAALAGYPLDLPLMMSTIRGAAYVASVSVDTPQNVIKAKKAIKKAFQVQLEGHGYSFVSVLSTCPTNWGMSPTDSLDWLRDNLGTYYTLGELKTPELARGV, encoded by the coding sequence ATGAAACAGATTTTTGAAAAGACAAAAGCATTAAACGATAAGCCTTTTCATTATTGCCCAGGCTGTACCCATGGAATTATTCATAGAATTTTAGGTGAAGTAATCGAGGAATTAGCTATTTTAGAAAAAACAATTGGTGTTGCCCCAGTTGGCTGCTCGGGTTTTATGGAGCAATATTTTAATATTGATTTCCAGGGTGGAGCACATGGTCGTGCACCAGCCATTGCAACCGGAATTAAGAGGGCACTACCTGACAAAGTCGTTTTCACCTATCAAGGTGATGGCGATCTAGCTTCAATTGGAATTGCAGAAGCTATCCATGCAGCGGCCCGTGGAGAAAAAATTACCACGATTTTTGTGAATAATGGAATTTACGGTATGACTGGGGGGCAAATGGCTCCAACATCTCTTGTAGGGCAAAAAACATCAACATCGCCAATGGGTCGTGACGCGGCATTGGCTGGGTATCCCTTAGATCTTCCACTAATGATGAGTACCATTCGTGGGGCAGCCTATGTAGCATCTGTCTCAGTTGATACACCACAAAATGTGATTAAAGCAAAAAAGGCTATCAAAAAGGCTTTTCAAGTTCAATTAGAGGGACACGGCTATTCCTTCGTTAGCGTTTTATCAACTTGTCCAACAAATTGGGGTATGTCACCAACGGATTCATTGGATTGGTTGCGTGATAATCTAGGTACTTATTATACGCTAGGCGAATTAAAGACTCCGGAACTTGCGAGGGGTGTTTAA
- a CDS encoding sigma 54-interacting transcriptional regulator, whose protein sequence is MGDTYVLQIGFYDRIGLGYEIFSLLKEKDINLQAMEAKAGEQMVIKFHCNAALLQQVIADLRGINGIHSVNLKDLMPYEKREHQLTTILNSVSEGIITINEYGVLTHINEKARNIFHLGEKEAIGMHAEQLLMEKLPILETIVTGESYHLKEVKSKIGTNTVHYLTSGVPILNNLGRVIGAVATIKDFKQVEEIMSKVDRKTKAFTFDKIVYQSNGMRKIVDLAKLVAKGTSSILLRGESGTGKELFARAIHIESICSSEPFIAINCAALPESLLESELFGYEEGAFTGAVRGGKKGLFEQANKGTLFLDEIGELSTKMQVRLLRVLQEGTVRRIGGNKEVNIDVRIITASHRNLEEMISNHTFRLDLYYRLNVVPIHIPPLRERKEDIPIIAQHLIRKICHKLKKQEKFLTSDSIQYLMSLPWPGNVRQLENTLELLINVVENDKITTDDILQWCNFKIVKAEKEDQMDDENFTVQFRFKKKWPTLKEVVDEVEKKLIYQVLESHLSSRKAGSILGVSNTTILNKMKKYGYPAK, encoded by the coding sequence TTGGGTGATACATATGTTTTGCAAATTGGTTTTTATGATCGGATCGGATTGGGCTATGAAATTTTTAGTTTATTAAAAGAAAAAGATATTAATCTACAAGCAATGGAAGCAAAAGCTGGAGAACAGATGGTAATTAAGTTCCATTGTAATGCTGCTCTTCTTCAACAGGTTATTGCTGATTTAAGAGGTATTAATGGAATACATTCCGTTAATTTAAAGGATTTAATGCCTTATGAAAAAAGAGAACATCAATTAACGACCATTTTAAATTCTGTGAGTGAAGGAATAATTACAATAAATGAATATGGTGTATTAACACATATAAATGAAAAGGCGCGCAACATCTTTCACCTAGGCGAGAAGGAAGCAATTGGTATGCATGCAGAACAATTACTAATGGAAAAGCTTCCAATATTAGAAACAATCGTAACTGGGGAATCCTATCATTTGAAAGAAGTTAAATCTAAAATAGGCACTAATACCGTCCATTATTTAACTAGTGGTGTTCCAATTTTAAATAATTTAGGTAGAGTAATAGGTGCTGTTGCCACGATAAAAGATTTCAAACAAGTAGAAGAAATTATGTCGAAAGTAGACAGAAAAACGAAAGCGTTTACTTTTGATAAAATCGTTTACCAAAGCAATGGGATGAGAAAAATTGTTGATCTAGCTAAACTAGTTGCCAAAGGCACTTCTTCCATATTGCTAAGAGGGGAAAGTGGAACGGGAAAAGAGCTGTTTGCTAGGGCTATTCATATTGAAAGTATCTGCTCTTCTGAACCATTTATTGCTATTAATTGTGCTGCATTGCCAGAATCCCTATTGGAAAGTGAACTTTTTGGATATGAGGAAGGTGCTTTTACAGGTGCAGTAAGAGGTGGAAAAAAAGGCTTATTTGAGCAGGCAAACAAGGGAACTTTATTTTTAGATGAAATTGGTGAATTATCAACTAAAATGCAGGTAAGATTGTTGCGGGTACTTCAAGAAGGAACTGTCCGAAGAATTGGAGGTAATAAGGAAGTTAACATCGATGTTCGAATTATTACTGCGTCTCATCGGAATTTAGAGGAAATGATTAGTAATCATACTTTTCGATTAGATTTGTATTATCGATTAAATGTTGTTCCTATTCATATTCCCCCATTAAGAGAGCGGAAAGAAGATATTCCGATCATTGCCCAGCATTTGATCCGAAAAATTTGTCATAAATTAAAAAAGCAGGAAAAGTTTTTAACAAGTGACAGTATTCAATATTTAATGAGTCTACCCTGGCCAGGGAATGTAAGGCAACTGGAGAATACGCTAGAATTGTTAATCAATGTCGTAGAAAATGACAAAATTACAACGGACGATATTTTACAATGGTGTAATTTCAAAATAGTAAAAGCTGAAAAAGAAGATCAAATGGATGATGAAAACTTTACCGTCCAATTTCGCTTCAAGAAGAAATGGCCGACCTTAAAGGAAGTTGTTGATGAAGTGGAGAAAAAGTTAATTTATCAAGTATTGGAAAGTCATCTTTCGTCGAGAAAAGCAGGGAGTATTTTAGGTGTATCGAATACAACTATATTAAATAAGATGAAGAAGTATGGTTACCCTGCAAAATAA